In Trichoderma asperellum chromosome 1, complete sequence, a single window of DNA contains:
- the UBC8 gene encoding Ubiquitin-conjugating enzyme E2 8: protein MLGPAETPFEGGLWKVHVELPDTYPYKSPSIGFVNRIFHPNIDELSGSVCLDVINQTWSPMFDMINIFEVFLPQLLRYPNPTDPLNGEAAALLIREPKSYDAKVKEYVQKYANKDMVDEAGAESEDEDDMSSVASFGDDDDEEPAGQMDDV from the exons ATGTTGG GCCCAGCAGAGA CCCCATTCGAAGGAGGCCTATGGAAGGTGCATGTCGAACTGCCCGATACGTATCCATACAAATCTCCTAGCATCGGATTTGTAAACCGCATCTTTCACCCCAATATCGATGAGCT GTCCGGTTCAGTGTGTTTGGATGTCATCAACCAGACATGGTCTCCGATGTTCGATATGATCAACATTTTCGAGGTCTTCCTGCCACAGCTACTCCGATATCCTAACCCGACGGATCCGCTCAACggggaagcagcagctttattGATTCGGGAGCCAAAGAGTTATGACGCAAAAGTCAAAG AGTATGTCCAGAAGTACGCCAATAAGGATATGGTGGACGAAGCTGGGGCCGagagcgaggatgaggatgacatGTCCTCTGTGGCGAGTTtcggtgacgatgatgacgaagaaccCGCTGGCCAAATGGACGACGTATAA